The Rhodocytophaga rosea genome has a segment encoding these proteins:
- a CDS encoding DNA topoisomerase 3 gives MMKVVIAEKPSVAREYARVLGATYRKDGYLEGNGYQVTWAIGHLVRLADAEEYGFEKWKLEDLPIIPDSFKLTITGDEGLKKQFNVIKGLFANATEIIVGTDAGREGELIFRYIYQVSGCTKPFKRLWISSQTDQAIRDGFNKLKSGTDYDNLYFAARSRSEADWLVGINATRALTLSSRAKSVLSLGRVQTPVLCMICFRYLEHINFKPESYWDLYIGLEKDKKKFKAKHPVAFKNAEEAEAAKAKITTTATCMRAETKKVLEQAPLLFDLTSLQQETNKKFGFTAQKTLDIAQELYEKYKLITYPRTGSRYLSDDIYPKIPQLLDVVANKSKFTAHAHLLKAAPISKRPINNDKVTDHHALLPTETNPMGVNIPPDAEKLYDLIVTRFLAAFSPPCEKEVTQLDFLSGGLLFKASGSVIIVPGWRAVEEEVKEKEEDTDENQKLPKVYQGDVLPVNDPAVIKKMTKAKPIHSESSLLKLMETAGKELEDDELRQAIKECGIGTPATRASVIETLFERKYIDREKKKIIPTEKGLQVYELVKDQPIASVSMTGNWEKALNLIAEGKRNYSQFIVGIHTYTNEVVSTLKQAGLSMPGAQKPKVEVIEVGKIGEHLLKAGKGQYGTFIIYQEKFYNVPDKEPHEITPEIALAAMEAKKVQDKEREAQKQKNLIAKIGKKYEIRNGQYGLYVTDGKTNASLPKNITPEVAATWKADQCKETIASYIEWKKNREAVKK, from the coding sequence ATGATGAAAGTAGTTATTGCTGAAAAACCCTCTGTTGCCCGGGAATATGCCAGGGTACTGGGGGCAACGTATAGAAAAGACGGTTATCTGGAAGGAAATGGCTATCAGGTCACCTGGGCCATTGGCCACCTGGTGAGGCTGGCGGATGCCGAAGAATACGGATTTGAGAAATGGAAACTGGAAGACCTGCCTATTATACCCGACTCATTCAAACTGACCATTACCGGCGATGAAGGCCTGAAAAAGCAATTCAATGTGATTAAGGGGCTGTTTGCAAATGCTACCGAAATCATTGTAGGTACAGATGCCGGGCGGGAAGGCGAACTCATTTTCCGCTACATTTACCAGGTGTCTGGCTGTACCAAACCTTTCAAGCGCCTCTGGATTTCCTCCCAGACAGACCAGGCCATCAGGGATGGTTTCAATAAGTTAAAATCGGGAACAGACTATGACAACCTGTATTTTGCCGCCCGCAGCCGTAGTGAAGCCGACTGGCTGGTGGGTATCAATGCAACCCGGGCGCTTACGCTTTCTTCCAGGGCAAAATCGGTTTTATCACTTGGCCGGGTGCAAACGCCGGTTTTGTGTATGATCTGTTTCCGTTACCTGGAGCACATCAACTTTAAGCCAGAATCCTATTGGGACCTGTATATTGGCCTGGAAAAGGATAAGAAAAAATTCAAAGCCAAACATCCGGTAGCTTTTAAAAATGCCGAAGAAGCCGAAGCCGCCAAAGCCAAAATAACAACTACAGCTACTTGTATGAGGGCAGAAACCAAGAAAGTATTGGAACAGGCTCCCCTCCTCTTTGACCTCACCAGCCTGCAGCAGGAAACCAATAAAAAGTTTGGATTTACTGCCCAAAAAACACTGGATATTGCCCAGGAACTCTATGAAAAATATAAACTGATAACCTATCCACGTACTGGTTCCAGGTATTTATCGGATGATATTTATCCCAAAATTCCTCAATTGCTGGATGTAGTGGCTAACAAAAGCAAATTCACGGCACATGCCCATTTGTTAAAAGCCGCTCCCATCTCTAAACGCCCGATCAATAATGATAAAGTAACTGACCACCATGCGCTGTTGCCCACAGAAACCAATCCGATGGGCGTGAATATACCGCCGGATGCTGAAAAATTATACGACCTGATTGTGACCCGTTTTCTGGCGGCCTTCTCTCCTCCTTGTGAGAAAGAAGTGACACAACTGGATTTCCTGAGTGGCGGCTTGCTATTTAAAGCGTCCGGCTCGGTTATTATAGTACCAGGCTGGCGGGCTGTAGAAGAAGAGGTAAAAGAGAAAGAAGAAGATACTGATGAAAATCAGAAGTTACCTAAGGTATATCAGGGTGATGTGCTGCCGGTGAATGATCCGGCGGTTATTAAAAAGATGACCAAAGCCAAACCCATCCATTCTGAATCATCGCTGCTCAAACTAATGGAAACTGCCGGTAAAGAGTTAGAAGATGATGAACTCCGGCAAGCCATTAAGGAATGCGGCATTGGCACACCAGCTACCAGGGCATCGGTGATCGAAACCTTGTTTGAGCGCAAATACATCGACAGGGAAAAGAAAAAGATCATTCCCACCGAAAAAGGCCTGCAGGTATACGAATTAGTGAAAGACCAGCCCATTGCCAGTGTAAGTATGACCGGAAACTGGGAGAAAGCGTTAAACCTGATTGCAGAAGGCAAGCGTAATTACAGCCAGTTTATAGTAGGCATCCATACCTATACCAATGAAGTAGTTTCTACCCTGAAACAGGCTGGTTTATCTATGCCTGGGGCACAGAAACCGAAAGTGGAAGTGATAGAAGTAGGCAAAATCGGGGAACACCTATTAAAAGCCGGAAAAGGACAGTATGGGACATTTATTATTTATCAGGAGAAGTTTTATAATGTACCGGATAAAGAGCCCCATGAAATCACGCCCGAGATTGCTCTTGCCGCTATGGAAGCCAAAAAAGTACAGGACAAAGAAAGAGAAGCACAAAAACAAAAGAACCTGATCGCTAAAATCGGCAAAAAGTACGAAATACGGAACGGGCAATACGGATTATATGTCACCGATGGAAAAACCAATGCCAGCCTTCCTAAGAATATTACTCCCGAAGTAGCCGCCACCTGGAAAGCAGATCAATGCAAGGAAACGATTGCCTCATATATAGAGTGGAAGAAGAATAGGGAGGCAGTAAAAAAATAA
- a CDS encoding ATP-binding protein yields the protein MNLLGSLKKKMVTGSLIALSLLLVMGFVSLLSIQRLVSSAAQVRSVQTSVERLEATLSHLKDAETGTRGYLITGKTNFLEPYQKALEQLTHDLAVLPEELHSSKNISMHLPYLQLLVNNKLALLKQMIDLYQKEEFQPASQIERLESGKSQMDQIRLQISQMQTEERNLLYLRERQNEQLIIITRVIILGASFLAIFCVLAATNLIRRDIIKRRYAEAKLLQSEELLNDAQYIAKTGSWEYDVENDKLWVSAVLCHIFEVPAAEHTLETAEQFYSFLHPEDRKQLEEAANHSIRTGESFQMEYRLLLSEGKQKYILSYVRPIKEAEGEVKKVRGTCQDITEQKYTQDALVYTEKLFSTIFRLNPFPTAITRLSDGKVIVVNEKGLEVFGYTVMEITNLTTVDLGLWHYPEERLQLIEQVKVKPVLEFEKRYRTKDGKEWDAITYIEMIEWDREPCLLIILQDITERKKAQEATKAYAEQLEKINLSKDKFFSIIAHDLLSPLNGVLGSAELLGTHHSKLTEQEIQTLSQSIHISTMHLKRLLTNLLEWARMQKGEISCRPKNVDLHKLAVEEIASLQENAQQKDITIELAIPESLRVEADEHMLRAVIRNLVANAIKFSNMGGNICIACKQSDSQVHISVRDQGIGMSKQVQNRLFQLDVKHTSIGTAGEKGTGLGLMLCKEFVEKHGGHIWVESEEKKGTTFHFILPQ from the coding sequence ATGAATCTTCTGGGTTCTTTAAAGAAAAAAATGGTTACCGGTTCACTCATCGCTTTGAGCCTGCTACTGGTCATGGGGTTTGTATCCCTGCTAAGCATTCAGCGTTTAGTTTCTTCGGCCGCACAAGTGAGAAGTGTTCAGACCTCTGTAGAAAGGCTGGAAGCTACTCTTTCTCATCTCAAAGATGCGGAGACAGGCACCAGAGGCTATTTGATTACCGGTAAAACCAATTTTCTGGAACCTTACCAGAAAGCACTGGAACAACTCACCCATGATTTAGCCGTTCTTCCCGAAGAATTACATTCTTCCAAAAATATTTCAATGCATCTTCCTTATTTACAGTTGCTTGTAAATAATAAGCTTGCTTTACTGAAGCAGATGATTGATCTATACCAGAAGGAAGAATTTCAGCCAGCCTCCCAAATAGAACGATTAGAAAGTGGCAAAAGTCAAATGGACCAGATCCGGCTTCAGATTTCACAGATGCAAACCGAGGAAAGAAATTTACTATACTTGCGGGAAAGGCAAAATGAGCAGCTCATCATTATCACACGGGTCATCATATTAGGTGCCAGTTTTTTAGCCATATTCTGTGTGCTGGCAGCCACCAACTTAATCCGAAGAGATATTATCAAACGCAGATACGCTGAAGCAAAACTCTTACAAAGCGAAGAATTACTGAATGATGCACAATATATAGCCAAAACAGGAAGCTGGGAGTATGATGTGGAAAATGATAAATTATGGGTTTCAGCAGTATTGTGCCATATTTTCGAAGTACCTGCAGCAGAACACACCCTAGAGACAGCCGAGCAATTTTACAGCTTTCTGCATCCGGAGGATAGAAAACAGCTGGAGGAAGCCGCCAATCATAGCATCCGCACCGGAGAAAGTTTTCAGATGGAGTACAGGCTCTTGCTATCAGAAGGAAAGCAAAAATACATATTAAGTTATGTTAGGCCGATTAAGGAAGCAGAGGGAGAAGTAAAAAAAGTGAGGGGTACCTGTCAGGATATAACCGAGCAAAAGTATACGCAGGACGCACTCGTATATACTGAGAAGTTATTCTCAACTATTTTCAGGCTAAATCCATTTCCTACGGCTATCACCCGCCTGTCGGATGGAAAAGTAATTGTTGTCAATGAAAAAGGTTTAGAAGTATTTGGCTATACGGTGATGGAAATAACTAATCTGACCACTGTAGACCTAGGACTGTGGCATTATCCGGAAGAAAGGCTGCAGCTAATTGAACAGGTAAAAGTGAAGCCAGTGCTCGAGTTTGAAAAAAGATACCGTACGAAAGATGGTAAAGAATGGGATGCCATTACGTATATAGAAATGATAGAATGGGACCGGGAACCCTGTTTGCTTATTATATTACAAGACATTACTGAACGAAAAAAAGCCCAGGAAGCGACAAAAGCGTATGCGGAACAGCTGGAAAAAATAAACCTTTCTAAAGATAAATTCTTCTCCATTATTGCGCATGATTTACTGAGTCCATTAAATGGGGTGCTTGGTTCGGCTGAGCTATTAGGAACACACCACAGTAAGCTCACCGAGCAGGAAATACAAACGCTGTCTCAAAGCATTCATATATCTACCATGCATTTGAAACGGTTGCTTACCAATTTGCTGGAATGGGCGAGAATGCAGAAAGGAGAAATTAGTTGCAGACCAAAGAATGTAGATCTTCACAAACTCGCGGTAGAAGAAATTGCCTCTCTCCAGGAAAACGCGCAGCAGAAAGATATCACGATAGAGCTGGCTATTCCAGAATCTTTACGTGTAGAAGCAGATGAACACATGCTGCGTGCGGTGATCAGAAACTTAGTGGCCAACGCTATAAAGTTTTCAAATATGGGAGGTAATATCTGTATAGCGTGTAAGCAATCCGATTCACAGGTTCATATCAGTGTACGTGATCAGGGAATTGGCATGAGTAAGCAAGTCCAGAACCGGCTTTTTCAACTCGATGTCAAGCATACTTCTATAGGAACTGCCGGAGAAAAAGGAACAGGATTAGGCTTAATGCTTTGTAAAGAATTTGTAGAAAAGCATGGAGGGCATATCTGGGTAGAAAGTGAAGAAAAAAAAGGGACTACCTTCCATTTTATTCTGCCTCAGTGA
- a CDS encoding response regulator encodes MNKLSCILLVDDDNITNFANQMLIEDMEITEQVLVAFNGLEAIELIKKQCEVDCCPELILLDINMPVMNGFEFLETYKELEFVHKQSVVILMLTTSLNPKDVEQMKEEPIKGFLTKPLTEIMIRDLLRKHFNRDLS; translated from the coding sequence ATGAATAAACTTTCCTGTATCCTGTTAGTGGATGATGACAATATTACCAATTTCGCTAACCAAATGCTGATAGAAGATATGGAGATAACCGAGCAGGTGCTGGTTGCCTTCAATGGCCTGGAAGCTATTGAACTGATTAAAAAGCAATGTGAAGTAGACTGCTGTCCGGAGTTGATTTTGCTTGATATTAATATGCCTGTTATGAATGGGTTTGAATTTCTGGAAACCTACAAGGAACTTGAATTTGTCCATAAGCAGTCGGTGGTGATTCTCATGCTTACTACCTCTCTGAACCCTAAAGATGTAGAACAAATGAAGGAGGAACCTATTAAAGGATTCTTAACTAAACCGCTGACCGAAATAATGATCCGCGACCTGCTGCGAAAGCATTTTAACAGGGATTTATCGTAA
- a CDS encoding PAS domain-containing sensor histidine kinase → MKLISALTPEMLHIFETLPDLYLILSPDLLILTASDSYLEATFTQRNAIVGRHIFEVFPDNPQTPEANAVLNLRASLLEVLATKKPHQMAIQHYDVPDPSQRERFIERYWAPLNTPVLDKQGEVSYIIHKVVNVTEQVLAQKQIRQGQIDVQMLNEELETTNEELRATNEELTGAKTLLEGLNNELEARVEARTRELQLAQAEAQNQRDRLERLFMQAPAIICIHGGPDLIFELVNPAYQQLFSGRELLGKSLLEALPELEGQPLMEIIHQVYQTGQSYQGQEMLVPISSYPGGPVEERYWNFTYQARRDAYGQVDGMLVFSYDVTDQVVARRKVEASEKQLRLLTDALPVLISYLDREERYQFANRAYESWFHIPSESLLGKPVREVIGEKAYQGVKEYIHRALSGERLDFEAKMPYRDDFTKYIYTSYVPDIQNGNVEGFYALVTDVTDTIEARKKIEESAAQVRSFVESAPFPIGVYVGREMRIEFANQAILDAWGKGNDVIGKRYADVLPELENQEIFNQLDGVYTSGKAFHAKNQRVDLVVDEELQPYYFNYSFTPLYDSQGNIYGVMNTAAEVTDLVIARNKAEESDLFARTLIQQSPVAQVVFQGEEMIISTVNEKMLELLGRDDSIIGKPFMEAVPEFRATPLMAHLREVLQTGQAYYQSEERLELIRYGQPYTGYYEYTYQALMNTRGEKYGIIVTGAEVTSQVEARKKIEKSEQAAQELAKELAASNEELVSANEEITSIVEELSMANTSLKRTNVDLDNFIYTASHDLKAPISNIEALLAALLRTLPADSLSAERTQSITGMMQDSVERFKKTIANLTEVVKLQKENSGEAVLVDLSEVIKEVCFDLDPLIKTATAQLEINVTDCPFIRFSAKNLRSVVYNLLSNALKYRSPDRIAKISISCQSTLQFNILTIQDNGLGMESGRISQLFTMFKRFHDHVEGTGIGLYMVKKMVENAEGKIEVDSKVDVGTTFRVYFRK, encoded by the coding sequence ATGAAGTTAATCTCTGCGTTAACACCGGAAATGCTTCATATCTTTGAAACCCTGCCGGATTTATATTTAATTCTTTCCCCGGACCTGCTTATTTTAACAGCCAGTGATTCTTACCTGGAAGCTACATTTACTCAACGAAATGCAATTGTAGGCAGGCATATCTTTGAGGTATTTCCTGACAATCCTCAAACACCTGAAGCAAATGCTGTTTTAAACCTGAGAGCTTCTTTGCTCGAAGTACTTGCTACTAAAAAGCCTCACCAGATGGCTATTCAACATTATGATGTACCCGATCCAAGCCAGAGAGAGAGATTTATTGAACGTTATTGGGCTCCTTTAAACACACCGGTACTTGATAAGCAGGGAGAGGTAAGCTATATTATTCATAAAGTGGTGAATGTTACCGAACAAGTGCTTGCCCAAAAGCAAATAAGGCAGGGGCAGATCGATGTGCAAATGTTAAATGAGGAATTAGAAACAACCAATGAAGAACTCAGAGCTACCAACGAAGAGCTTACAGGAGCAAAAACATTACTGGAAGGATTAAATAATGAGTTGGAGGCACGTGTGGAAGCAAGAACCAGAGAATTACAGCTTGCGCAGGCAGAAGCACAAAACCAGAGAGATCGACTGGAACGCTTGTTTATGCAGGCTCCTGCAATTATCTGCATCCATGGCGGACCTGATTTAATTTTCGAACTGGTGAACCCGGCCTACCAGCAACTGTTTTCCGGACGTGAATTGCTAGGTAAATCCCTGCTGGAAGCCCTGCCGGAACTGGAAGGACAGCCTTTGATGGAAATTATTCATCAGGTCTATCAAACGGGCCAATCCTATCAGGGCCAGGAAATGCTTGTTCCCATTTCCTCCTATCCGGGTGGGCCAGTGGAAGAACGCTATTGGAATTTTACCTATCAGGCTCGCCGGGATGCATACGGACAGGTGGATGGGATGTTGGTATTTTCGTATGATGTAACTGATCAGGTAGTAGCCAGGCGAAAGGTAGAAGCCAGTGAAAAGCAATTACGCCTGTTGACCGATGCCCTTCCGGTATTGATTAGTTACTTAGACAGAGAGGAGAGATACCAGTTTGCAAACCGGGCGTATGAGTCCTGGTTTCATATACCATCAGAATCCCTGCTGGGTAAGCCTGTACGTGAAGTGATTGGAGAGAAAGCCTACCAGGGTGTGAAAGAATATATACACCGGGCGCTTTCCGGAGAACGCCTGGACTTTGAAGCAAAAATGCCATACAGGGATGATTTTACAAAGTATATCTACACGAGTTATGTTCCTGATATTCAGAATGGAAATGTTGAAGGATTTTATGCCCTGGTTACCGATGTGACCGATACAATAGAGGCAAGAAAAAAGATAGAAGAAAGCGCTGCACAGGTTCGTTCCTTTGTGGAAAGTGCTCCCTTCCCGATTGGAGTATATGTAGGTAGAGAAATGCGCATAGAATTTGCCAACCAGGCCATTCTGGATGCATGGGGCAAAGGCAATGATGTTATTGGTAAACGTTATGCGGATGTATTGCCTGAACTGGAAAACCAGGAAATATTTAACCAGCTCGATGGGGTATATACTTCAGGTAAGGCTTTCCATGCCAAAAATCAGCGGGTTGATTTAGTCGTGGACGAGGAGTTACAACCGTATTATTTCAATTATAGCTTCACGCCGCTTTATGACTCACAGGGCAATATATATGGGGTAATGAATACGGCTGCGGAAGTAACTGATCTGGTTATAGCCCGGAACAAAGCCGAGGAAAGCGATTTGTTTGCACGTACACTCATTCAGCAATCTCCTGTTGCACAGGTAGTTTTTCAGGGAGAGGAGATGATTATTAGTACCGTTAATGAAAAAATGCTCGAATTGCTTGGCCGGGATGATTCTATTATTGGTAAGCCATTTATGGAAGCAGTACCTGAATTTCGTGCTACCCCCCTGATGGCCCACTTACGGGAGGTATTACAAACCGGACAAGCCTATTACCAAAGCGAAGAAAGACTGGAACTGATCCGGTATGGTCAGCCCTATACTGGTTATTATGAATATACTTATCAGGCGCTCATGAATACCAGGGGAGAAAAGTATGGCATCATCGTTACGGGTGCGGAAGTAACTTCTCAGGTAGAAGCCCGGAAAAAGATAGAAAAAAGTGAGCAGGCTGCACAAGAACTGGCTAAGGAACTGGCTGCCTCCAACGAGGAACTTGTAAGTGCTAATGAGGAAATCACTTCGATTGTAGAAGAACTGAGTATGGCCAATACCAGCCTGAAACGCACAAATGTAGATCTGGATAACTTTATATATACGGCTTCCCACGATTTAAAAGCGCCCATTTCTAATATCGAAGCTTTATTAGCTGCCCTGCTCCGTACCCTTCCTGCCGATAGCCTCTCTGCTGAGCGGACACAAAGCATTACCGGCATGATGCAGGATTCAGTGGAACGATTTAAAAAGACAATCGCCAACCTGACTGAAGTGGTGAAGCTTCAGAAGGAAAATAGTGGCGAAGCTGTACTAGTGGACCTTTCAGAGGTGATAAAGGAAGTATGTTTTGATTTAGATCCTCTCATAAAAACGGCAACGGCTCAGCTGGAAATAAATGTTACGGATTGTCCCTTCATTCGCTTTTCGGCAAAAAACCTTAGGTCAGTTGTCTATAATTTACTCTCCAATGCATTGAAATACCGTTCTCCCGACCGGATAGCAAAGATAAGCATTAGCTGCCAAAGTACGCTGCAGTTTAATATTCTCACCATACAGGACAATGGCCTGGGGATGGAAAGTGGACGGATAAGCCAGTTATTTACCATGTTCAAACGTTTTCACGACCATGTAGAAGGAACTGGCATTGGTTTGTATATGGTGAAGAAAATGGTAGAAAATGCAGAGGGAAAGATCGAAGTAGATAGTAAAGTAGATGTAGGTACTACTTTTAGGGTTTATTTCCGGAAATAA
- a CDS encoding long-chain-fatty-acid--CoA ligase, with the protein MLNLSTLLQASALNYGHKSAFTFRETTLTYAQVNGAANQVAGGLKDIGIQTGDKIAISCLNLPYFPIIYYGILKAGAIIVPLSVLFKEDEIAYHLQDSEAKAYFCFTGTPDLPMAQMGYKAFKKTPACSHFLEITPKPADAPSIEGAQTLANLMASQPPTFDTVQTAAEDTAVIVYTSGTTGKPKGAQLTHANLMFNAILSADILKLHADDRTLIVLPLFHIFAMTCLMNAGIYRGVHAILLPRFDAETVYGLLEKHEITVFMGVPTMYWGLLQYTKEGFDYEKIAGNLRLAGSGGAALPVKVLEEFGKRFNVPILEGYGMSEGSPVVTFNQVEVGTKPGSIGTPVWGVDVKLVDETGKEVGVGEKGELLYRGHNVMKGYYNKPVETAETLKDGWLHSGDIATRDKDGFYFIVDRTKDLIIRGGFNVYPREVEEILIKHPAVSLIAVIGIPDEKQGEEIKAFVVLKDGQKVSADELREYAREHMASYKYPRQIEFVSSLPMSATGKILKKELRTRHKGTP; encoded by the coding sequence ATGCTAAATCTTTCCACCTTATTACAAGCAAGTGCCCTCAATTACGGACACAAAAGTGCTTTTACTTTCAGAGAGACTACCTTAACCTACGCCCAGGTGAACGGGGCGGCTAATCAGGTAGCAGGCGGCCTAAAAGATATAGGTATACAAACAGGAGATAAAATAGCCATAAGCTGTTTAAACCTGCCTTATTTTCCCATTATCTACTATGGAATATTAAAAGCCGGGGCTATTATTGTTCCGCTGAGTGTGTTATTTAAAGAAGATGAAATAGCCTATCATCTGCAGGATAGTGAGGCAAAAGCCTATTTCTGTTTTACCGGAACCCCTGACCTTCCCATGGCGCAAATGGGCTATAAAGCGTTTAAAAAGACTCCTGCCTGCAGTCATTTTCTGGAGATTACACCTAAACCAGCCGACGCCCCTTCCATAGAAGGCGCACAAACATTAGCAAATCTGATGGCTTCCCAGCCTCCCACTTTTGATACGGTACAGACCGCAGCAGAAGATACTGCCGTCATTGTATACACTTCCGGCACCACCGGCAAACCAAAAGGAGCCCAGCTCACACATGCCAACCTGATGTTTAATGCCATTTTATCAGCAGATATTCTCAAGCTGCATGCCGATGACCGTACCTTAATCGTATTGCCGCTGTTTCATATTTTCGCCATGACCTGTTTAATGAATGCGGGGATATACCGGGGCGTACATGCCATTTTATTGCCCAGATTTGATGCTGAAACTGTGTATGGGCTGCTCGAAAAGCATGAAATAACCGTTTTTATGGGCGTACCTACTATGTATTGGGGATTGTTGCAGTATACCAAGGAAGGCTTCGATTATGAAAAAATAGCCGGGAATCTGCGCCTGGCCGGCTCTGGTGGGGCCGCTTTGCCAGTAAAAGTATTGGAAGAATTCGGAAAACGGTTCAATGTACCTATTTTAGAAGGATATGGCATGTCGGAAGGTTCACCGGTGGTCACTTTTAACCAGGTAGAAGTAGGCACTAAACCAGGGTCTATTGGAACGCCGGTCTGGGGAGTGGATGTAAAATTAGTGGATGAAACTGGCAAGGAAGTAGGCGTGGGTGAAAAAGGGGAGCTTCTCTACCGTGGCCACAATGTTATGAAAGGCTATTATAACAAACCTGTAGAAACCGCAGAAACCTTAAAAGATGGCTGGCTGCACTCCGGCGATATAGCCACCAGGGATAAAGATGGATTTTACTTTATTGTAGACCGCACCAAAGATCTGATTATCCGGGGCGGCTTTAACGTATACCCTAGGGAAGTAGAGGAGATATTAATTAAACACCCGGCAGTTTCTCTGATCGCCGTGATCGGCATACCTGACGAGAAACAAGGGGAAGAAATAAAAGCGTTTGTAGTACTCAAGGATGGCCAAAAAGTCTCTGCTGATGAACTCAGGGAATATGCCAGAGAACATATGGCTTCTTATAAATATCCCCGTCAGATAGAATTTGTATCTTCTCTTCCCATGAGTGCTACGGGAAAAATTCTGAAGAAAGAATTACGGACAAGACATAAGGGTACTCCTTAG
- a CDS encoding GH39 family glycosyl hydrolase, translating into MHQFAKLTILLLLVIFYIQVFGQSQPSIQPVKIQVDLNKTKAKMEPVWAWFGYDEPNYTYMKDGKKLLSELAALSPVPVYVRAHNLLTTGDGTAALKWGSTNAYTEDKRGRPVYNWTIVDSIFDTYIKRGMKPIAQIGFMPQALSIKPEPYRHHWQPGRPYKEIYTGWAYPPKNYDKWAELVYQWVKHCVERYGEAEVQTWLWELWNEPNIDYWQGTPEEFHKLYDYTAHAVKRACPGAKMGGPDSTGPRWDKAAAFLQNFLEHCLRGKNYATGKIGAPLDFIAFHAKGDPKVVDGHVRMNMGAQLRDISRGFEIVTSFPELKNLPIVIGESDPEGCAACGMQTNPENAYRNGTMYSSYTAASFARKYALADHFKANFKGAVSWSFEFENQPWFYGFRDLATNGVDKPVLNVFRMFGMMQGNRVEVNSEGAYTLEQARDSSIRGSRPDINALATKDTAAAAVMLWNYHDDDISAPAQFVELQVKGLTSKQVMVSHYRIDSQHSNAYEMWKKMGSPQQPTDIQIKELEKSGQLQLLTSPEWVKTKNGVIVFSVPLPGQAVSLLKLDW; encoded by the coding sequence ATGCATCAGTTCGCTAAACTCACCATTCTGCTACTCCTGGTTATTTTTTATATACAAGTCTTTGGGCAAAGCCAGCCATCTATCCAGCCTGTAAAAATTCAAGTGGATCTGAATAAAACGAAAGCAAAGATGGAGCCTGTATGGGCATGGTTTGGCTATGATGAACCCAACTATACTTATATGAAAGATGGCAAAAAGCTTTTGTCAGAGCTGGCCGCCTTAAGTCCTGTTCCCGTGTATGTTCGTGCGCACAACCTGCTGACCACAGGCGATGGAACAGCCGCGTTGAAATGGGGTTCTACGAATGCCTATACGGAAGATAAGAGAGGGCGGCCTGTTTACAACTGGACTATTGTAGATAGCATATTCGATACCTATATTAAACGGGGGATGAAGCCTATTGCACAGATCGGCTTTATGCCCCAGGCGCTTTCTATCAAGCCGGAGCCTTACCGCCACCACTGGCAACCCGGAAGGCCGTATAAAGAAATTTATACCGGATGGGCATATCCACCTAAAAACTATGATAAATGGGCAGAACTTGTCTATCAATGGGTAAAACATTGTGTAGAACGCTATGGCGAAGCAGAAGTACAAACCTGGCTATGGGAACTGTGGAACGAACCCAATATTGATTACTGGCAAGGTACGCCGGAAGAGTTTCACAAACTATACGACTATACAGCGCATGCTGTAAAAAGGGCTTGTCCCGGCGCTAAAATGGGAGGCCCGGATTCAACTGGTCCCCGCTGGGATAAAGCTGCCGCATTTCTGCAGAATTTTCTTGAACATTGCTTACGTGGGAAAAACTATGCGACCGGTAAAATAGGTGCTCCGCTTGATTTTATTGCTTTTCATGCCAAAGGTGACCCTAAAGTAGTAGATGGACATGTTCGCATGAATATGGGTGCTCAACTCAGAGATATTTCGAGGGGTTTTGAAATAGTAACTTCCTTTCCCGAATTAAAAAACTTGCCCATTGTAATTGGCGAATCAGATCCGGAAGGCTGTGCTGCCTGTGGTATGCAAACAAATCCGGAAAATGCGTACCGCAATGGCACTATGTATTCTTCCTATACAGCTGCCTCTTTTGCCCGAAAATATGCGCTTGCCGACCATTTTAAAGCCAACTTTAAAGGAGCCGTTTCCTGGTCATTTGAATTTGAGAACCAGCCCTGGTTTTATGGTTTCCGTGACCTGGCTACCAATGGGGTAGATAAACCAGTGCTAAATGTTTTCCGCATGTTTGGAATGATGCAGGGCAACCGGGTAGAAGTAAATAGTGAAGGTGCCTATACCTTAGAGCAGGCACGTGATTCAAGTATCCGGGGAAGCCGGCCGGATATTAATGCATTGGCAACGAAAGATACTGCGGCGGCTGCCGTCATGCTATGGAATTACCATGATGATGATATTTCTGCGCCAGCCCAATTTGTAGAACTACAGGTGAAAGGTTTAACAAGCAAACAGGTAATGGTCTCTCATTACCGGATCGACAGCCAGCATAGTAATGCCTATGAAATGTGGAAGAAAATGGGATCGCCCCAGCAGCCTACCGATATACAGATTAAAGAGCTGGAGAAGTCCGGCCAGTTACAATTACTTACCTCTCCTGAGTGGGTTAAAACAAAAAATGGCGTTATAGTATTTTCTGTGCCACTTCCTGGCCAGGCAGTCTCCTTGCTCAAGCTGGACTGGTAG